In the genome of Candoia aspera isolate rCanAsp1 chromosome 1, rCanAsp1.hap2, whole genome shotgun sequence, one region contains:
- the NDUFB3 gene encoding NADH dehydrogenase [ubiquinone] 1 beta subcomplex subunit 3 — protein sequence MGHDHGNGELPDYRQWKIEGTPLQNVQERLAKLGLKDPWLRNEAWRFTGGFAKPPTFLDVATKGFKWGFAAFVVALAVEYTFFPPGKDNGHH from the exons ATGGGCCATGATCATGGGAACGGCGAGCTTCCTGATTATAGGCAATGGAAAATAGAAGGTACCCCCTTGCAAAATGTCCAGGAAAGGTTGGCTAAGCTTGGTCTCAAGGATCCATGGCTTCG CAATGAAGCATGGAGATTCACAGGTGGATTTGCAAAACCACCCACTTTCCTGGACGTAGCCACCAAAGGATTCAAATGGGGGTTTGCCGCCTTTGTAGTAGCGCTTGCAGTTGAATATACATTTTTCCCTCCAGGAAAAGATAATGGACATCACTGA